TGGAACAATAGTACCTCATGGGCAAGTTCTGCAGCAGAAGAGACCTCAAAAAAAGTAAAGCCAGAAAACGCAGGATTAAATGAGTTGGGCAGACAAATTATTCGTAAAATGAACGATTTAGGTGTAATGGTAGATTTGTCTCACGTTGGCGTAAAAACATTTTTTGATGCCATTGCGATCACTAAAAAACCTGTATTGGTATCACACAGTTGTGTATATGCTTTAAATCCGGTACCTAGAAATTTAAATGACGAACAAATTAAGGCCGTCGGTAAAAATGGTGGTGTGATCTCGCTTAACTTTTATGCTGGCTTTTTAGATTCGACATATAACGCTAAGCAAAAAATATTCTTCGCAAAATATGATGCAGAACTAAAAATATTATCGGCAAAGTATGGTAGGAGCAATGCCATTGATACCTTAATTTCTCTCCATCAAGCAGACGCTGATGCCACGCGACCATCTATTGAAAAGCTAATAGACCATATAGATTATATCGTAAAATTAATTGGTGTAGATCATGTTGGTTTAGGTGCCGACTTTGATGGGGCAGAAGCATTTCCGTTAGGTATCAAAAGCATCGCTGATTATCCAAAAATCACAGCCGCCTTAGTTAAAAGAGGTTACAAAGCCACCGAAATTACTAAAATATTGGGAGGGAATTTTGTTAGGGTTTTGAAGGCGAATAAAGGAAGTTGAGAATTGTTATATTGTTTGATTGCTGAATTGTTGTAAACTACCAACTGAAAACTGGAAGGTTAAGTGTTAAATTGTTATGTTGTAAACTGTATACTGAAAACTGCCCGCTGTTAACTGAATTATCTCCACAATTTCATCTTTCTCCACAAGCTTTGAGCTTTCGAACTTAAAAGATTAAATTTGTATCATTAATACAAATAACATGTCGCAAGAACAAGAAATAGAACACGTAAAATGTTTAATTATAGGGTCTGGTCCCGCAGGTTATACGGCTGCAATTTATGCTGCTCGTGCCGATTTAAAACCAGTAATGTACACAGGTATGGAAATGGGCGGTCAGTTAACTCAAACTACCGATGTAGATAATTTTCCTGGTTATCCAGATGGTATCATGGGGCCAGAAATGATGGAAGATTTTAGGAAACAAGCAGAGCGATTTGGAACTCAAATTCGTTTCGGTTATGTAAGTTCTGTAGATTTTTCTTCTTTCCCTCGTAAAGTAGTGGTTGATGAAATTAAAACCATCACTGCTGACACCGTTATCATCGCCACTGGCGCAACTGCAAAATGGTTAGGCTTAGAAAGTGAGCAAAAATACAATGGCTTTGGCGTTTCTGCTTGTGCTGTTTGTGATGGTTTCTTCTTTAAAGGTCAAGATGTGGCCATTGTTGGTGCAGGAGATACAGCTGCAGAAGAAGCAACCTACTTGGCTAAACTTTGTAAAAAGGTATACATGTTGGTACGTAGAGATGAATTCCGTGCTTCAAAAGCAATGGTTCATCGCGTATTAAACACACCAAACATTGAAGTTATTTATGACACACAGGCAACTGAGGTTATTGGTAATGGGAAAAATGTTACTGGTATTAAAATTTTAAACGTTAAAACTGAAGAAACCAAAGTTTTAGATGTGGAGGGTTTCTTTGTGGCTATTGGTCATAAACCAAATACCGATATTTTTAAAGGCTGGTTAGACATGGATGAAACGGGTTATCTAACTACTATACCTGGTACATCAAAAACTAACTTAGAAGGGGTGTTTGCTTGTGGCGATGTACAAGACCATTATTACCGTCAGGCGGTTACTGCCGCTGGTTCTGGTTGTATGGCTGCTTTAGATGCAGAACGTTACTTGGCAGCCAAAGGCGATGCTGTTAATGTGTTGGCATCAACTTATCCTTAATTGTTAAATGGCTGTTAAGCCACTAGCTACGGAATATTAAAAAAGCTTCCTGATTTTCAGGAAGCTTTTTTATTTAAGATTAGTATTATTATTTAATGATAGAGCTAGGAAATTTAACAATGTATTGAAGTTGTTTCTTGTTTCTTGTGAAAAATCAAATTCTGTTTTTTTTATTAAACACTCCTGTATTGCCCTATTAAAATGAGTTTTGTTAAACTCGGTCGTGTCTGGATATATAAGTGTTTGAAAAGCTAACAACTCTTCTTGTCTAAATATTTTTTCTAAAGCTATTTTTTTCCAATTTGCATCGATATTTTCGAGTGTAAAAATACGCCCCTC
The sequence above is drawn from the Pedobacter frigiditerrae genome and encodes:
- a CDS encoding membrane dipeptidase yields the protein MKYLFSVIASLFSLFSFAQSPQAIHQQAIVVDTHGDILFNQIKSGIDIGKLQKTGNFDLVRAKQGGLDVQVFSIWCDESGGYALANQEIDSLYSLIKRYPDRITLVKNAAELEKAVAAKKLAAMIGVEGGHMIENSLENLEMLAKRGMIYMTLTWNNSTSWASSAAEETSKKVKPENAGLNELGRQIIRKMNDLGVMVDLSHVGVKTFFDAIAITKKPVLVSHSCVYALNPVPRNLNDEQIKAVGKNGGVISLNFYAGFLDSTYNAKQKIFFAKYDAELKILSAKYGRSNAIDTLISLHQADADATRPSIEKLIDHIDYIVKLIGVDHVGLGADFDGAEAFPLGIKSIADYPKITAALVKRGYKATEITKILGGNFVRVLKANKGS
- the trxB gene encoding thioredoxin-disulfide reductase, encoding MSQEQEIEHVKCLIIGSGPAGYTAAIYAARADLKPVMYTGMEMGGQLTQTTDVDNFPGYPDGIMGPEMMEDFRKQAERFGTQIRFGYVSSVDFSSFPRKVVVDEIKTITADTVIIATGATAKWLGLESEQKYNGFGVSACAVCDGFFFKGQDVAIVGAGDTAAEEATYLAKLCKKVYMLVRRDEFRASKAMVHRVLNTPNIEVIYDTQATEVIGNGKNVTGIKILNVKTEETKVLDVEGFFVAIGHKPNTDIFKGWLDMDETGYLTTIPGTSKTNLEGVFACGDVQDHYYRQAVTAAGSGCMAALDAERYLAAKGDAVNVLASTYP